The sequence TCCCTACGTTGCAATATTCCTGAATCCAGGGGGTTGTTCTATGATGATGCCAACAGATTGCTAATCTCTACCACATCTGATCAGgtgtgtttttcttttcctttgaaaTGGTTTAGCCTGATGATCAATATCCTTGCCTGATTTCCTATTGTTTCTTATAGGTTTTTTCATGGCAAACATCCCCCTTTGACCCAGAAGTATCTCCTTCAATTGATTCTATAAGTGAGGGACCTATCCTGTCAATCAGATTCTCTCTTGATAAAAAAGTGATAGCTATCCAAAGATCCGACTGTGAAATACAGTTGTTTAATCGAGAGACCAAGCAGATACTTAACCACAAATGCAAGGTAGGATCAGAGAGCATTCTCGGATTCTTTTGGAGTGACTCTCCATTATGTGATCTTGCAATTGTAAAGACCAGGTAAACTCGCTTTGTTTTCTGCATATTTTTACTACTGAGAACTGTTTCCATTGCCTGCAACCTTTGCAGGTGAATTTTAAAGACTGATTCGTTGTAGTTGATAACTAAAATACTTGTTTAAACGGGAGTCTATTAGCTTGTAAGCCTGTATATTGGAATAATTGTATCCATTAACTTGGATTTCTAAGGCAAATAGCACTTTCAGAATCTGGTTATTGAGTCTTTACATTCTTTTCTCAATAGAGCAACCTATACATAGTTGTTTCTGTCTTCAGTTCTTCTGTTTTgggatatataatatatatttaacatttcgCATATCATTTgtctttctcttatttttctcCCCTCTTTTGTCTCAGTGGTATGGACTTGTTTGCTTGTGACTCTATGTTGAATTCACTACGTTTGGTGGAAACCAAAAAAGCGAATGTGAATTGGTACATCTATACACATGAAACTCGATTGGTTCTTCTTGCGTCAGGACTGCAATGCAAGATATTTAATGGATTCCAGGTAAACCCccttgaaaaagtaaaaaataaaataaatgaattttgttATGTGAAAGAGCTTTTCCAACTGCGTTCACCTATAAGTTGCATACGGTTAATTAGCTGAACAAGttattgaatgttttttttccaaacaattGTGGTTGCCTGGTTGGAGCTCTAAAATTTGATCCACTTTTCCAGCTTTCCTCTGCAGGAGTTGTCCGTTTACCGAGATTTGAGATGACCATGGCTAGATCTGAATCAAATAGTAAACCTATTCTCTCTGCTGGAGATCTCCACTTAGTCACTGTGTAGGATTCTTATCTGTGTTTCTCTTTTCCTCGTATGTTTTATCATTTATCGCACTACATACCTGGAGAGTAAATCTGTATCATTTTCTTTCAGCTATGGCCGAATATATTGCTTACAAGTGGACGTGGAGGCAATGCTACTGCATCTATACAGGTTTTACCGAGATGCAGTTGTTCAACAAGTAAGTTTCCTTTTCCTCAGTTACTGGTATCTGGTTACTTCACTAGCTTATGCACTGAACATGTTGTAGACTTGTCTGAATAATGACCTTGTGTCTCTATGTATTAAAAATTACTCCTTGAGTTGACTTACAAAATTTAAGTTGAAAGTTAATGGGTAAATCACTGCACATTAGTTACTCTAATTGGAACTGCAAGATGAGCGTAACCTATACATAATTTAACCTTACtattattgtttctttagtTATGTTGCTAAATTTGGCATTACAAAACAACTTATCATGGTTTCTGTAcataatatcatttttaaagGTCTGCTCTTTCTTTGTTCATTCCATGGGTTCTTATTTACAGGGTTCTTTACCGATGTACTCAAGCAAATTGTCGGTGAATGTGGTCGACAATTTATTGCTTGTGCACCAAATCGATGCAAAGGTCGTCATCATCTATGACTTATTTGCTGATTCTCGAGCTCCCGTATCTGCGCCTCTTCCTTTGCTATGGAGGGGTTACCAAGGCCCAGACACATCATCTCAAGCTGCTAACAAGGAAATTGAGAGCTCAGAATCATCTACAAGCAATGAAAACATAGTCATGTATGAAGATGGCTGGACCTTTCTGGTTCAAGACCTTATTCTGGATCAGACTAACAAGGTTCTATGGAAGATACATTTGGATCTCGAGGCAAGTTGGCTTTCTTTGGTTCGTCCAGATGGCAGTCAATTCTTAGATATTTCGCAAACGCTCAGTATCTAATATTATTTGCAGCAGGCGATTTCCGCTAGCAGCTCAGACAGGACGTCTCTTCTAGAATTCCTGCAGAGAAGGAAGTTGGAAGCAAATAAGGTCCCACACTTTCTGTTACTCTGTGTTTTAGATAGGAGTTTAGGTAAGCTTGATGAAACACCTGTTTGTAGCAGCATATAGTTGTGGaataaaagttataaaacatAGTGAAAAAGAGTGTGGTACGGTTTTTGCCAGCTAGAGAAGGTTATATACAAGTCTAACTTAGGAAAAACCTGGTGCGTGTTTCCATATTTAATGGTTTGCAGCGGTTCATGActctttttatatgattatagaGTCTCCAGGAAAGTTGGTTTCCGCTAAGTGTTCGGCGTCATTGAGTAGTAATCGTGGTTGGAGCTTTTGATGGTGTTGTACTGTTGGCAAATAATATTGTTGACTATGTTAATTCAGGCCAAACAACTGTGCTTGGGGATAGCAAGGGCTATTATTTTGGAACGTCGACCAGCAACTCAGGTTACTCAGGCAATCGATGTACTAGTCACATCATATTCCTACTCGGTTAAAGTCGGTACATACAAGGAAATAAAGAATGAACAGGCCACTGCATCTACTCCAACCGCTGGTGCATCTCCTGGTAAAACCGTTGAACCTGAAATATTGATTTAGGCATGAATACTCTAAAAGAATAACGATCTCTTAACACATCTTCTCCACTTATCAACCATTGGATTCTGAAGAAAACGAAAGGCATAGGCCATCTGGAAGAAATATTGGTGAAGATGTTGAAATGAACCCATCGTCTGGTTCAAAGGAGAACATGTTTTGTGCTGATGAGGAGCAAGAATCTCAACTTTCGTCACCGGCAATTTCACCCGATGAGCTCTACAAGTTTGTATTTGCTTTTGTGGAGGAAATGATGGTTGAGGAATCAGAGTATCTAGTTGCTATCATCACAGAGTTTCTTCGCAGGTAAAAttaactctttcttctttctgtttgGGAGTCCAGACTAAAGAAACTTGGTTTTGCTTTAGATCTAGTTTCAGTTTCACGGTTTCATCAATTCCGCGTTTCTTACTTTGATTCCTTTGTTGCAGTATAAGTGCAGAAAAACTCAAAATGGACCTTAACATCTATGTGATGACCGTCAGGCTTTTAGCTTACAGTAAACGATTTACAGAACTGTCGCTATTCACCACAAGCAAGGTTTGTATTTTATCCTTCTTTTGTAAGCCATAAACCCTCTCATATTCTTAGAGCGTGGGCTACATTACATATCTCTGCAGATAATCGAACCATCAAAGGAAGTCGCGTTTCAACTTCTTGAGAGTGGTAGTCAAAATCTCCGGGTAAGGAAGCTTGGGCTTGATATGTTGAGACAGCTCTCATTGCACCATGATTACATCTCCTCCCTCGTGCAAGATGGATACTATCTTGAAGCTCTGCGATATGCGCAGAAGCATAAGGTACAATTTCCTAACAGATCAAATTACACATAAATAAGATGTGGTTGTGGGGGTCGTTTCGGTT comes from Camelina sativa cultivar DH55 chromosome 19, Cs, whole genome shotgun sequence and encodes:
- the LOC104764962 gene encoding uncharacterized protein C18orf8-like isoform X1; translation: MSSRISSSQASVGSGALSHVYIHHPSLRCNIPESRGLFYDDANRLLISTTSDQVFSWQTSPFDPEVSPSIDSISEGPILSIRFSLDKKVIAIQRSDCEIQLFNRETKQILNHKCKVGSESILGFFWSDSPLCDLAIVKTSGMDLFACDSMLNSLRLVETKKANVNWYIYTHETRLVLLASGLQCKIFNGFQLSSAGVVRLPRFEMTMARSESNSKPILSAGDLHLVTVYGRIYCLQVDVEAMLLHLYRFYRDAVVQQGSLPMYSSKLSVNVVDNLLLVHQIDAKVVIIYDLFADSRAPVSAPLPLLWRGYQGPDTSSQAANKEIESSESSTSNENIVMYEDGWTFLVQDLILDQTNKVLWKIHLDLEQAISASSSDRTSLLEFLQRRKLEANKAKQLCLGIARAIILERRPATQVTQAIDVLVTSYSYSVKVGTYKEIKNEQATASTPTAGASPENERHRPSGRNIGEDVEMNPSSGSKENMFCADEEQESQLSSPAISPDELYKFVFAFVEEMMVEESEYLVAIITEFLRSISAEKLKMDLNIYVMTVRLLAYSKRFTELSLFTTSKIIEPSKEVAFQLLESGSQNLRVRKLGLDMLRQLSLHHDYISSLVQDGYYLEALRYAQKHKVTSVRSSLFLEAAFAANDLQHLAAILRVLSELIPGFKETSEYYTFYGLLNDTSSSVAV
- the LOC104764962 gene encoding uncharacterized protein C18orf8-like isoform X3, yielding MISSSQASVGSGALSHVYIHHPSLRCNIPESRGLFYDDANRLLISTTSDQVFSWQTSPFDPEVSPSIDSISEGPILSIRFSLDKKVIAIQRSDCEIQLFNRETKQILNHKCKVGSESILGFFWSDSPLCDLAIVKTSGMDLFACDSMLNSLRLVETKKANVNWYIYTHETRLVLLASGLQCKIFNGFQLSSAGVVRLPRFEMTMARSESNSKPILSAGDLHLVTVYGRIYCLQVDVEAMLLHLYRFYRDAVVQQGSLPMYSSKLSVNVVDNLLLVHQIDAKVVIIYDLFADSRAPVSAPLPLLWRGYQGPDTSSQAANKEIESSESSTSNENIVMYEDGWTFLVQDLILDQTNKVLWKIHLDLEQAISASSSDRTSLLEFLQRRKLEANKAKQLCLGIARAIILERRPATQVTQAIDVLVTSYSYSVKVGTYKEIKNEQATASTPTAGASPENERHRPSGRNIGEDVEMNPSSGSKENMFCADEEQESQLSSPAISPDELYKFVFAFVEEMMVEESEYLVAIITEFLRSISAEKLKMDLNIYVMTVRLLAYSKRFTELSLFTTSKIIEPSKEVAFQLLESGSQNLRVRKLGLDMLRQLSLHHDYISSLVQDGYYLEALRYAQKHKVTSVRSSLFLEAAFAANDLQHLAAILRVLSELIPGFKETSEYYTFYGLLNDTSSSVAV
- the LOC104764962 gene encoding uncharacterized protein C18orf8-like isoform X2, with product MSSRISSSQASVGSGALSHVYIHHPSLRCNIPESRGLFYDDANRLLISTTSDQVFSWQTSPFDPEVSPSIDSISEGPILSIRFSLDKKVIAIQRSDCEIQLFNRETKQILNHKCKVGSESILGFFWSDSPLCDLAIVKTSGMDLFACDSMLNSLRLVETKKANVNWYIYTHETRLVLLASGLQCKIFNGFQLSSAGVVRLPRFEMTMARSESNSKPILSAGDLHLVTVYGRIYCLQVDVEAMLLHLYRFYRDAVVQQGSLPMYSSKLSVNVVDNLLLVHQIDAKVVIIYDLFADSRAPVSAPLPLLWRGYQGPDTSSQAANKEIESSESSTSNENIVMYEDGWTFLVQDLILDQTNKVLWKIHLDLEAISASSSDRTSLLEFLQRRKLEANKAKQLCLGIARAIILERRPATQVTQAIDVLVTSYSYSVKVGTYKEIKNEQATASTPTAGASPENERHRPSGRNIGEDVEMNPSSGSKENMFCADEEQESQLSSPAISPDELYKFVFAFVEEMMVEESEYLVAIITEFLRSISAEKLKMDLNIYVMTVRLLAYSKRFTELSLFTTSKIIEPSKEVAFQLLESGSQNLRVRKLGLDMLRQLSLHHDYISSLVQDGYYLEALRYAQKHKVTSVRSSLFLEAAFAANDLQHLAAILRVLSELIPGFKETSEYYTFYGLLNDTSSSVAV